In a genomic window of Tursiops truncatus isolate mTurTru1 chromosome 7, mTurTru1.mat.Y, whole genome shotgun sequence:
- the ZEB2 gene encoding zinc finger E-box-binding homeobox 2 isoform X1, protein MKQPIMADGPRCKRRKQANPRRKNVVNYDNVVDTGSETDEEDKLQIAEEDGIANPLDQERSPASVPNHESSPHGSQALLPREEEEDEIREGGVEHTWHNNDILPASVDGPVKNANCTSDFEEYFAKRKLEERDGHAVSIEEYLQRSDTAIIYPEAPEELSRLGTPEANGQEENDLPPGTPDAFAQLLTCPYCDRGYKRLTSLKEHIKYRHEKNEENFSCPLCSYTFAYRTQLERHMVTHKPGTDQHQMLTQGAGNRKFKCTECGKAFKYKHHLKEHLRIHSGEKPYECPNCKKRFSHSGSYSSHISSKKCIGLISVNGRMRNNIKTGSSPNSVSSSPTNSAITQLRNKLENGKPLSMSEPTGLLKIKTEPLDFNDYNKVLMATHGFSGTSPFMNGALGATSPLGVHPSAQSPMQHLGVGMEAPLLGFHTMNSNLSEVQKVLQIVDNTVSRQKMDCKAEEISKLKGYHMKDPCSQPEEQGVTSPNIPPVGLPVVSHNGATKSIIDYTLEKVNEAKACLQSLTTDSRRQISNIKKEKLRTLIDLVTDDKMIENHNISTPFSCQFCKESFPGPIPLHQHERYLCKMNEEIKAVLQPHENIVPNKAGVFVDNKALLLSSVLSEKGMTSPINPYKDHMSVLKAYYAMNMEPNSDELLKISIAVGLPQEFVKEWFEQRKVYQYSNSRSPSLERNSKPLAPNSNPPTKDSLLPRSPVKPMDSITSPSIAELHNSVTNCDPPLRLTKPSHFTNIKPVEKLDHSRSNTPSPLNLSSTSSKNSHSSSYTPNSFSSEELQAEPLDLSLPKQMKEPKSIIATKNKTKVGSINLDHNSVSSSSENSDEPLNLTFIKKEFSNSNNLDNKSANPVFGMNPFSAKPLYTALPPQSAFPPATFMPPVQTSIPGLRPYPGLDQMSFLPHMAYTYPTGAATFADMQQRRKYQRKPGFQGELLDGAQDYMSGLDDMTDSDSCLSRKKIKKTESGMYACDLCDKTFQKSSSLLRHKYEHTGKRPHQCQICKKAFKHKHHLIEHSRLHSGEKPYQCDKCGKRFSHSGSYSQHMNHRYSYCKREAEEREAAEREAREKGHLEPTELLMNRAYLQSITPQGYSDSEERESMPRDGESEKEHEKEGEDGYGKLGRQDGDEEFEEEEEESENKSMDTDPETIRDEEETGEHSMDDSSEDGKMETKSDHEEDNMEDGM, encoded by the exons TGGTGAACTATGACAATGTAGTGGACACGGGTTCTGAAACCGACGAGGAGGACAAGCTTCAGATTGCTGAAGAGGACGGGATTGCTAACCCTCTGGACCAGGAGAGGAGTCCAGCTAGCGTGCCCAACCATGAGTCCTCCCCTCACGGGAGCCAGGCTCTATTGccaagagaggaagaggaagatgagaTAAGAGAGGGTGGAGTGGAACATACCTGGCACAACAACGACATTCTCCCAGCCTCTGTAGATGGTCCAG TTAAGAATGCAAATTGCACATCAGACTTTGAGGAATACTTtgccaaaagaaaactggaggaaCGCGATGGCCATGCAGTCAGCATCGAAGAGTACCTTCAGCGCAGTGACACAGCCATCATTTACCCAGAAGCCCCTGAGGAGCTGTCTCGCCTTGGCACGCCAGAGGCCAATGGGCAGGAAGAAAATG ACCTGCCACCTGGAACTCCAGATGCTTTTGCCCAACTGCTGACCTGCCCCTACTGCGACCGGGGCTACAAGCGCTTGACATCACTGAAGGAGCACATCAAGTACCGCCACgagaagaatgaagagaacttTTCCTGCCCTCTGTGTAGCTACACGTTTGCCTACCGCACCCAGCTCGAGCGGCATATGGTGACGCACAAGCCAGGGACAGATCAG CACCAAATGCTGACCCAAGGAGCAGGTAATCGCAAGTTCAAATGCACAGAGTGCGGCAAGGCCTTCAAATATAAACACCATCTGAAAGAACACCTGCGAATTCACAGTG GTGAAAAACCGTACGAGTGCCCCAACTGCAAGAAACGTTTCTCCCACTCTGGTTCCTACAGTTCACACATCAGCAGCAAGAAATGTATTGGCTTAATCTCTGTAAATGGCCGGATGAGAAACAATATCAAGACGGGTTCTTCCCctaattctgtttcttcttctcctACTAATTCAGCCATTACCCAGTTAAGAAACAAATTGGAGAATGGAAAACCACTTAGTATGTCTGAACCAACAGGcttacttaaaattaaaacagaaccACTAGACTTCAATGACTATAATAAAGTTCTTATGGCCACACACGGGTTTAGTGGCACTAGTCCCTTTATGAATGGTGCCCTTGGAGCCACCAGCCCTTTAGGAGTTCATCCGTCTGCTCAGAGCCCGATGCAGCACTTAGGTGTAGGGATGGAAGCCCCTTTACTTGGATTTCACACAATGAATAGTAATTTAAGCGAGGTACAAAAGGTTCTACAGATTGTGGACAACACAGTTTCCAGGCAAAAAATGGACTGCAAGGCTGAAGAAATTTCCAAGTTGAAAGGTTATCACATGAAGGATCCATGCTCTCAACCTGAGGAACAAGGAGTTACTTCTCCTAATATTCCACCCGTAGGTCTTCCAGTAGTGAGTCATAATGGTGCCACTAAAAGTATTATCGACTACACGTTAGAAAAAGTCAATGAAGCCAAAGCTTGCCTCCAGAGCTTGACTACTGACTCAAGGAGACAGATCAGTAACATAAAGAAAGAGAAGCTACGTACTTTAATAGATTTGGTCACTGATGACAAAATGATTGAGAACCACAACATATCCACTCCATTCTCCTGCCAGTTCTGTAAAGAAAGTTTTCCTGGCCCCATTCCTTTGCATCAGCATGAACGTTACCTTTGTAAGATGAATGAAGAGATCAAGGCAGTCCTACAACCCCATGAAAACATAGTCCCCAACAAAGCCGGAGTTTTTGTTGATAATAAAGCCCTCCTCTTGTCATCTGTACTTTCTGAGAAAGGAATGACAAGCCCCATTAACCCGTACAAGGACCACATGTCTGTACTTAAAGCATATTATGCTATGAACATGGAGCCCAACTCTGATGAACTGCTGAAAATTTCTATTGCTGTGGGCCTTCCTCAGGAATTTGTGAAGGAATGGTTTGAGCAACGAAAAGTCTACCAGTACTCAAATTCCAGGTCACCATCACTGGAAAGGAACTCCAAGCCGTTAGCCCCCAACAGTAATCCTCCCACAAAAGACTCTTTATTACCCAGGTCTCCCGTAAAACCTATGGACTCCATCACGTCGCCATCTATAGCAGAACTCCACAACAGTGTTACGAATTGCGATCCTCCTCTCAGGCTAACAAAACCTTCCCATTTCACCAACATTAAGCCAGTTGAAAAATTGGACCACTCCAGGAGTAATACTCCTTCTCCCTTAAATCTTTCCTCCACATCTTCTAAAAACTCCCACAGTAGTTCTTACACTCCAAACAGCTTCTCTTCTGAGGAGCTCCAGGCTGAGCCTTTGGACTTGTCATTACCAAAACAGATGAAAGAACCCAAAAGTATTATAgccacaaagaacaaaacaaaagttgGCAGCATAAATTTAGACCATAACAGTGTTTCTTCGTCATCTGAAAACTCAGATGAGCCTCTGAACTTGACGTTTATCAAGAAGGAGTTTTCAAATTCAAATAATCTGGACAACAAAAGCGCTAACCCAGTGTTCGGCATGAACCCATTTAGTGCCAAACCTCTATACACAGCTCTTCCTCCACAAAGTGCATTTCCTCCTGCCACTTTCATGCCACCAGTCCAGACTAGTATCCCTGGGCTACGACCATACCCAGGACTGGATCAGATGAGCTTTCTACCACATATGGCCTATACTTACCCAACCGGAGCAGCTACTTTTGCTGATATGCAGCAAAGGAGAAAGTACCAGCGAAAACCAGGATTCCAG GGAGAATTGCTTGATGGAGCACAAGACTACATGTCAGGCCTAGATGACATGACAGACTCCGACTCCTGTCTGTCTCGAAAGAAGATCAAGAAGACAGAGAGTGGCATGTATGCATGTGACTTATGTGACAAGACATTCCAGAAAAGCAGTTCCCTTCTGCGACATAAATATGAACACACAG GAAAAAGACCACATCAGTGTCAGATTTGTAAGAAAGCGTTTAAACACAAGCACCACCTTATCGAGCACTCGAGGCTTCACTCAGGCGAGAAGCCCTATCAGTGCGATAAATGCGGCAAGCGCTTCTCACACTCGGGCTCCTACTCGCAGCACATGAATCACAGGTATTCCTACTGCAAGCGGGAGGCGGAGGAGCGGGAAGCGGCGGAGCGCGAGGCGCGCGAGAAAGGGCACTTGGAACCCACCGAGCTGCTGATGAACCGGGCTTACTTGCAGAGCATCACTCCGCAGGGGTACTCTGACTCGGAGGAACGGGAGAGTATGCCGAGGGATGGCGAGAGCGAGAAGGAGCACGAGAAAGAAGGCGAGGATGGCTACGGCAAGCTGGGGAGACAGGATGGCGACGAGGAGTtcgaggaggaagaggaagaaagtgaaaataaaagtatgGATACGGATCCCGAAACGATACGAGATGAAGAAGAGACTGGAGAACACTCCATGGACGATAGTTCAGAGGAtgggaaaatggaaaccaaatcaGACCACGAGGAAGACAATATGGAAGACGGCATGTAA
- the ZEB2 gene encoding zinc finger E-box-binding homeobox 2 isoform X2, producing MKQPIMADGPRCKRRKQANPRRKNVVNYDNVVDTGSETDEEDKLQIAEEDGIANPLDQERSPASVPNHESSPHGSQALLPREEEEDEIREGGVEHTWHNNDILPASVDGPEEMKEDYDTMGPEAMIQTTVNNGTVKNANCTSDFEEYFAKRKLEERDGHAVSIEEYLQRSDTAIIYPEAPEELSRLGTPEANGQEENDLPPGTPDAFAQLLTCPYCDRGYKRLTSLKEHIKYRHEKNEENFSCPLCSYTFAYRTQLERHMVTHKPGTDQHQMLTQGAGNRKFKCTECGKAFKYKHHLKEHLRIHSGEKPYECPNCKKRFSHSGSYSSHISSKKCIGLISVNGRMRNNIKTGSSPNSVSSSPTNSAITQLRNKLENGKPLSMSEPTGLLKIKTEPLDFNDYNKVLMATHGFSGTSPFMNGALGATSPLGVHPSAQSPMQHLGVGMEAPLLGFHTMNSNLSEVQKVLQIVDNTVSRQKMDCKAEEISKLKGYHMKDPCSQPEEQGVTSPNIPPVGLPVVSHNGATKSIIDYTLEKVNEAKACLQSLTTDSRRQISNIKKEKLRTLIDLVTDDKMIENHNISTPFSCQFCKESFPGPIPLHQHERYLCKMNEEIKAVLQPHENIVPNKAGVFVDNKALLLSSVLSEKGMTSPINPYKDHMSVLKAYYAMNMEPNSDELLKISIAVGLPQEFVKEWFEQRKVYQYSNSRSPSLERNSKPLAPNSNPPTKDSLLPRSPVKPMDSITSPSIAELHNSVTNCDPPLRLTKPSHFTNIKPVEKLDHSRSNTPSPLNLSSTSSKNSHSSSYTPNSFSSEELQAEPLDLSLPKQMKEPKSIIATKNKTKVGSINLDHNSVSSSSENSDEPLNLTFIKKEFSNSNNLDNKSANPVFGMNPFSAKPLYTALPPQSAFPPATFMPPVQTSIPGLRPYPGLDQMSFLPHMAYTYPTGAATFADMQQRRKYQRKPGFQGELLDGAQDYMSGLDDMTDSDSCLSRKKIKKTESGMYACDLCDKTFQKSSSLLRHKYEHTGKRPHQCQICKKAFKHKHHLIEHSRLHSGEKPYQCDKCGKRFSHSGSYSQHMNHRYSYCKREAEEREAAEREAREKGHLEPTELLMNRAYLQSITPQGYSDSEERESMPRDGESEKEHEKEGEDGYGKLGRQDGDEEFEEEEEESENKSMDTDPETIRDEEETGEHSMDDSSEDGKMETKSDHEEDNMEDGM from the exons TGGTGAACTATGACAATGTAGTGGACACGGGTTCTGAAACCGACGAGGAGGACAAGCTTCAGATTGCTGAAGAGGACGGGATTGCTAACCCTCTGGACCAGGAGAGGAGTCCAGCTAGCGTGCCCAACCATGAGTCCTCCCCTCACGGGAGCCAGGCTCTATTGccaagagaggaagaggaagatgagaTAAGAGAGGGTGGAGTGGAACATACCTGGCACAACAACGACATTCTCCCAGCCTCTGTAGATGGTCCAG aagaaatgaaggaagactATGACACTATGGGGCCGGAAGCCATGATCCAGACCACAGTTAACAATGGTACAG TTAAGAATGCAAATTGCACATCAGACTTTGAGGAATACTTtgccaaaagaaaactggaggaaCGCGATGGCCATGCAGTCAGCATCGAAGAGTACCTTCAGCGCAGTGACACAGCCATCATTTACCCAGAAGCCCCTGAGGAGCTGTCTCGCCTTGGCACGCCAGAGGCCAATGGGCAGGAAGAAAATG ACCTGCCACCTGGAACTCCAGATGCTTTTGCCCAACTGCTGACCTGCCCCTACTGCGACCGGGGCTACAAGCGCTTGACATCACTGAAGGAGCACATCAAGTACCGCCACgagaagaatgaagagaacttTTCCTGCCCTCTGTGTAGCTACACGTTTGCCTACCGCACCCAGCTCGAGCGGCATATGGTGACGCACAAGCCAGGGACAGATCAG CACCAAATGCTGACCCAAGGAGCAGGTAATCGCAAGTTCAAATGCACAGAGTGCGGCAAGGCCTTCAAATATAAACACCATCTGAAAGAACACCTGCGAATTCACAGTG GTGAAAAACCGTACGAGTGCCCCAACTGCAAGAAACGTTTCTCCCACTCTGGTTCCTACAGTTCACACATCAGCAGCAAGAAATGTATTGGCTTAATCTCTGTAAATGGCCGGATGAGAAACAATATCAAGACGGGTTCTTCCCctaattctgtttcttcttctcctACTAATTCAGCCATTACCCAGTTAAGAAACAAATTGGAGAATGGAAAACCACTTAGTATGTCTGAACCAACAGGcttacttaaaattaaaacagaaccACTAGACTTCAATGACTATAATAAAGTTCTTATGGCCACACACGGGTTTAGTGGCACTAGTCCCTTTATGAATGGTGCCCTTGGAGCCACCAGCCCTTTAGGAGTTCATCCGTCTGCTCAGAGCCCGATGCAGCACTTAGGTGTAGGGATGGAAGCCCCTTTACTTGGATTTCACACAATGAATAGTAATTTAAGCGAGGTACAAAAGGTTCTACAGATTGTGGACAACACAGTTTCCAGGCAAAAAATGGACTGCAAGGCTGAAGAAATTTCCAAGTTGAAAGGTTATCACATGAAGGATCCATGCTCTCAACCTGAGGAACAAGGAGTTACTTCTCCTAATATTCCACCCGTAGGTCTTCCAGTAGTGAGTCATAATGGTGCCACTAAAAGTATTATCGACTACACGTTAGAAAAAGTCAATGAAGCCAAAGCTTGCCTCCAGAGCTTGACTACTGACTCAAGGAGACAGATCAGTAACATAAAGAAAGAGAAGCTACGTACTTTAATAGATTTGGTCACTGATGACAAAATGATTGAGAACCACAACATATCCACTCCATTCTCCTGCCAGTTCTGTAAAGAAAGTTTTCCTGGCCCCATTCCTTTGCATCAGCATGAACGTTACCTTTGTAAGATGAATGAAGAGATCAAGGCAGTCCTACAACCCCATGAAAACATAGTCCCCAACAAAGCCGGAGTTTTTGTTGATAATAAAGCCCTCCTCTTGTCATCTGTACTTTCTGAGAAAGGAATGACAAGCCCCATTAACCCGTACAAGGACCACATGTCTGTACTTAAAGCATATTATGCTATGAACATGGAGCCCAACTCTGATGAACTGCTGAAAATTTCTATTGCTGTGGGCCTTCCTCAGGAATTTGTGAAGGAATGGTTTGAGCAACGAAAAGTCTACCAGTACTCAAATTCCAGGTCACCATCACTGGAAAGGAACTCCAAGCCGTTAGCCCCCAACAGTAATCCTCCCACAAAAGACTCTTTATTACCCAGGTCTCCCGTAAAACCTATGGACTCCATCACGTCGCCATCTATAGCAGAACTCCACAACAGTGTTACGAATTGCGATCCTCCTCTCAGGCTAACAAAACCTTCCCATTTCACCAACATTAAGCCAGTTGAAAAATTGGACCACTCCAGGAGTAATACTCCTTCTCCCTTAAATCTTTCCTCCACATCTTCTAAAAACTCCCACAGTAGTTCTTACACTCCAAACAGCTTCTCTTCTGAGGAGCTCCAGGCTGAGCCTTTGGACTTGTCATTACCAAAACAGATGAAAGAACCCAAAAGTATTATAgccacaaagaacaaaacaaaagttgGCAGCATAAATTTAGACCATAACAGTGTTTCTTCGTCATCTGAAAACTCAGATGAGCCTCTGAACTTGACGTTTATCAAGAAGGAGTTTTCAAATTCAAATAATCTGGACAACAAAAGCGCTAACCCAGTGTTCGGCATGAACCCATTTAGTGCCAAACCTCTATACACAGCTCTTCCTCCACAAAGTGCATTTCCTCCTGCCACTTTCATGCCACCAGTCCAGACTAGTATCCCTGGGCTACGACCATACCCAGGACTGGATCAGATGAGCTTTCTACCACATATGGCCTATACTTACCCAACCGGAGCAGCTACTTTTGCTGATATGCAGCAAAGGAGAAAGTACCAGCGAAAACCAGGATTCCAG GGAGAATTGCTTGATGGAGCACAAGACTACATGTCAGGCCTAGATGACATGACAGACTCCGACTCCTGTCTGTCTCGAAAGAAGATCAAGAAGACAGAGAGTGGCATGTATGCATGTGACTTATGTGACAAGACATTCCAGAAAAGCAGTTCCCTTCTGCGACATAAATATGAACACACAG GAAAAAGACCACATCAGTGTCAGATTTGTAAGAAAGCGTTTAAACACAAGCACCACCTTATCGAGCACTCGAGGCTTCACTCAGGCGAGAAGCCCTATCAGTGCGATAAATGCGGCAAGCGCTTCTCACACTCGGGCTCCTACTCGCAGCACATGAATCACAGGTATTCCTACTGCAAGCGGGAGGCGGAGGAGCGGGAAGCGGCGGAGCGCGAGGCGCGCGAGAAAGGGCACTTGGAACCCACCGAGCTGCTGATGAACCGGGCTTACTTGCAGAGCATCACTCCGCAGGGGTACTCTGACTCGGAGGAACGGGAGAGTATGCCGAGGGATGGCGAGAGCGAGAAGGAGCACGAGAAAGAAGGCGAGGATGGCTACGGCAAGCTGGGGAGACAGGATGGCGACGAGGAGTtcgaggaggaagaggaagaaagtgaaaataaaagtatgGATACGGATCCCGAAACGATACGAGATGAAGAAGAGACTGGAGAACACTCCATGGACGATAGTTCAGAGGAtgggaaaatggaaaccaaatcaGACCACGAGGAAGACAATATGGAAGACGGCATGTAA
- the ZEB2 gene encoding zinc finger E-box-binding homeobox 2 isoform X3, which produces MLFLLTISGQNYKQDFAVVNYDNVVDTGSETDEEDKLQIAEEDGIANPLDQERSPASVPNHESSPHGSQALLPREEEEDEIREGGVEHTWHNNDILPASVDGPEEMKEDYDTMGPEAMIQTTVNNGTVKNANCTSDFEEYFAKRKLEERDGHAVSIEEYLQRSDTAIIYPEAPEELSRLGTPEANGQEENDLPPGTPDAFAQLLTCPYCDRGYKRLTSLKEHIKYRHEKNEENFSCPLCSYTFAYRTQLERHMVTHKPGTDQHQMLTQGAGNRKFKCTECGKAFKYKHHLKEHLRIHSGEKPYECPNCKKRFSHSGSYSSHISSKKCIGLISVNGRMRNNIKTGSSPNSVSSSPTNSAITQLRNKLENGKPLSMSEPTGLLKIKTEPLDFNDYNKVLMATHGFSGTSPFMNGALGATSPLGVHPSAQSPMQHLGVGMEAPLLGFHTMNSNLSEVQKVLQIVDNTVSRQKMDCKAEEISKLKGYHMKDPCSQPEEQGVTSPNIPPVGLPVVSHNGATKSIIDYTLEKVNEAKACLQSLTTDSRRQISNIKKEKLRTLIDLVTDDKMIENHNISTPFSCQFCKESFPGPIPLHQHERYLCKMNEEIKAVLQPHENIVPNKAGVFVDNKALLLSSVLSEKGMTSPINPYKDHMSVLKAYYAMNMEPNSDELLKISIAVGLPQEFVKEWFEQRKVYQYSNSRSPSLERNSKPLAPNSNPPTKDSLLPRSPVKPMDSITSPSIAELHNSVTNCDPPLRLTKPSHFTNIKPVEKLDHSRSNTPSPLNLSSTSSKNSHSSSYTPNSFSSEELQAEPLDLSLPKQMKEPKSIIATKNKTKVGSINLDHNSVSSSSENSDEPLNLTFIKKEFSNSNNLDNKSANPVFGMNPFSAKPLYTALPPQSAFPPATFMPPVQTSIPGLRPYPGLDQMSFLPHMAYTYPTGAATFADMQQRRKYQRKPGFQGELLDGAQDYMSGLDDMTDSDSCLSRKKIKKTESGMYACDLCDKTFQKSSSLLRHKYEHTGKRPHQCQICKKAFKHKHHLIEHSRLHSGEKPYQCDKCGKRFSHSGSYSQHMNHRYSYCKREAEEREAAEREAREKGHLEPTELLMNRAYLQSITPQGYSDSEERESMPRDGESEKEHEKEGEDGYGKLGRQDGDEEFEEEEEESENKSMDTDPETIRDEEETGEHSMDDSSEDGKMETKSDHEEDNMEDGM; this is translated from the exons TGGTGAACTATGACAATGTAGTGGACACGGGTTCTGAAACCGACGAGGAGGACAAGCTTCAGATTGCTGAAGAGGACGGGATTGCTAACCCTCTGGACCAGGAGAGGAGTCCAGCTAGCGTGCCCAACCATGAGTCCTCCCCTCACGGGAGCCAGGCTCTATTGccaagagaggaagaggaagatgagaTAAGAGAGGGTGGAGTGGAACATACCTGGCACAACAACGACATTCTCCCAGCCTCTGTAGATGGTCCAG aagaaatgaaggaagactATGACACTATGGGGCCGGAAGCCATGATCCAGACCACAGTTAACAATGGTACAG TTAAGAATGCAAATTGCACATCAGACTTTGAGGAATACTTtgccaaaagaaaactggaggaaCGCGATGGCCATGCAGTCAGCATCGAAGAGTACCTTCAGCGCAGTGACACAGCCATCATTTACCCAGAAGCCCCTGAGGAGCTGTCTCGCCTTGGCACGCCAGAGGCCAATGGGCAGGAAGAAAATG ACCTGCCACCTGGAACTCCAGATGCTTTTGCCCAACTGCTGACCTGCCCCTACTGCGACCGGGGCTACAAGCGCTTGACATCACTGAAGGAGCACATCAAGTACCGCCACgagaagaatgaagagaacttTTCCTGCCCTCTGTGTAGCTACACGTTTGCCTACCGCACCCAGCTCGAGCGGCATATGGTGACGCACAAGCCAGGGACAGATCAG CACCAAATGCTGACCCAAGGAGCAGGTAATCGCAAGTTCAAATGCACAGAGTGCGGCAAGGCCTTCAAATATAAACACCATCTGAAAGAACACCTGCGAATTCACAGTG GTGAAAAACCGTACGAGTGCCCCAACTGCAAGAAACGTTTCTCCCACTCTGGTTCCTACAGTTCACACATCAGCAGCAAGAAATGTATTGGCTTAATCTCTGTAAATGGCCGGATGAGAAACAATATCAAGACGGGTTCTTCCCctaattctgtttcttcttctcctACTAATTCAGCCATTACCCAGTTAAGAAACAAATTGGAGAATGGAAAACCACTTAGTATGTCTGAACCAACAGGcttacttaaaattaaaacagaaccACTAGACTTCAATGACTATAATAAAGTTCTTATGGCCACACACGGGTTTAGTGGCACTAGTCCCTTTATGAATGGTGCCCTTGGAGCCACCAGCCCTTTAGGAGTTCATCCGTCTGCTCAGAGCCCGATGCAGCACTTAGGTGTAGGGATGGAAGCCCCTTTACTTGGATTTCACACAATGAATAGTAATTTAAGCGAGGTACAAAAGGTTCTACAGATTGTGGACAACACAGTTTCCAGGCAAAAAATGGACTGCAAGGCTGAAGAAATTTCCAAGTTGAAAGGTTATCACATGAAGGATCCATGCTCTCAACCTGAGGAACAAGGAGTTACTTCTCCTAATATTCCACCCGTAGGTCTTCCAGTAGTGAGTCATAATGGTGCCACTAAAAGTATTATCGACTACACGTTAGAAAAAGTCAATGAAGCCAAAGCTTGCCTCCAGAGCTTGACTACTGACTCAAGGAGACAGATCAGTAACATAAAGAAAGAGAAGCTACGTACTTTAATAGATTTGGTCACTGATGACAAAATGATTGAGAACCACAACATATCCACTCCATTCTCCTGCCAGTTCTGTAAAGAAAGTTTTCCTGGCCCCATTCCTTTGCATCAGCATGAACGTTACCTTTGTAAGATGAATGAAGAGATCAAGGCAGTCCTACAACCCCATGAAAACATAGTCCCCAACAAAGCCGGAGTTTTTGTTGATAATAAAGCCCTCCTCTTGTCATCTGTACTTTCTGAGAAAGGAATGACAAGCCCCATTAACCCGTACAAGGACCACATGTCTGTACTTAAAGCATATTATGCTATGAACATGGAGCCCAACTCTGATGAACTGCTGAAAATTTCTATTGCTGTGGGCCTTCCTCAGGAATTTGTGAAGGAATGGTTTGAGCAACGAAAAGTCTACCAGTACTCAAATTCCAGGTCACCATCACTGGAAAGGAACTCCAAGCCGTTAGCCCCCAACAGTAATCCTCCCACAAAAGACTCTTTATTACCCAGGTCTCCCGTAAAACCTATGGACTCCATCACGTCGCCATCTATAGCAGAACTCCACAACAGTGTTACGAATTGCGATCCTCCTCTCAGGCTAACAAAACCTTCCCATTTCACCAACATTAAGCCAGTTGAAAAATTGGACCACTCCAGGAGTAATACTCCTTCTCCCTTAAATCTTTCCTCCACATCTTCTAAAAACTCCCACAGTAGTTCTTACACTCCAAACAGCTTCTCTTCTGAGGAGCTCCAGGCTGAGCCTTTGGACTTGTCATTACCAAAACAGATGAAAGAACCCAAAAGTATTATAgccacaaagaacaaaacaaaagttgGCAGCATAAATTTAGACCATAACAGTGTTTCTTCGTCATCTGAAAACTCAGATGAGCCTCTGAACTTGACGTTTATCAAGAAGGAGTTTTCAAATTCAAATAATCTGGACAACAAAAGCGCTAACCCAGTGTTCGGCATGAACCCATTTAGTGCCAAACCTCTATACACAGCTCTTCCTCCACAAAGTGCATTTCCTCCTGCCACTTTCATGCCACCAGTCCAGACTAGTATCCCTGGGCTACGACCATACCCAGGACTGGATCAGATGAGCTTTCTACCACATATGGCCTATACTTACCCAACCGGAGCAGCTACTTTTGCTGATATGCAGCAAAGGAGAAAGTACCAGCGAAAACCAGGATTCCAG GGAGAATTGCTTGATGGAGCACAAGACTACATGTCAGGCCTAGATGACATGACAGACTCCGACTCCTGTCTGTCTCGAAAGAAGATCAAGAAGACAGAGAGTGGCATGTATGCATGTGACTTATGTGACAAGACATTCCAGAAAAGCAGTTCCCTTCTGCGACATAAATATGAACACACAG GAAAAAGACCACATCAGTGTCAGATTTGTAAGAAAGCGTTTAAACACAAGCACCACCTTATCGAGCACTCGAGGCTTCACTCAGGCGAGAAGCCCTATCAGTGCGATAAATGCGGCAAGCGCTTCTCACACTCGGGCTCCTACTCGCAGCACATGAATCACAGGTATTCCTACTGCAAGCGGGAGGCGGAGGAGCGGGAAGCGGCGGAGCGCGAGGCGCGCGAGAAAGGGCACTTGGAACCCACCGAGCTGCTGATGAACCGGGCTTACTTGCAGAGCATCACTCCGCAGGGGTACTCTGACTCGGAGGAACGGGAGAGTATGCCGAGGGATGGCGAGAGCGAGAAGGAGCACGAGAAAGAAGGCGAGGATGGCTACGGCAAGCTGGGGAGACAGGATGGCGACGAGGAGTtcgaggaggaagaggaagaaagtgaaaataaaagtatgGATACGGATCCCGAAACGATACGAGATGAAGAAGAGACTGGAGAACACTCCATGGACGATAGTTCAGAGGAtgggaaaatggaaaccaaatcaGACCACGAGGAAGACAATATGGAAGACGGCATGTAA